Proteins from a genomic interval of Tenacibaculum sp. SZ-18:
- the pyrR gene encoding bifunctional pyr operon transcriptional regulator/uracil phosphoribosyltransferase PyrR, whose translation MSRKTLLTSKEIEIILHRLACQLIENHNDFSNTVLIGLQPRGTFLAERLKMILVKEYGIENLKLGLLDITFYRDDFRRKNEPLEATPTKIDFLIENKKVVIIDDVLYSGRSVRSALTALQAFGRPISIELLVLIDRRFSRHLPIQPNYRGRQVDAINEEKVLVNWKDTHSKDEIYLVPKNSKKE comes from the coding sequence ATGAGCAGAAAAACACTACTTACTTCTAAAGAAATCGAAATTATTCTGCATCGACTAGCGTGCCAGCTAATCGAAAATCATAACGACTTTTCTAATACTGTTTTGATTGGTTTACAACCAAGAGGCACTTTTTTAGCTGAACGCTTAAAAATGATTTTAGTAAAAGAGTATGGCATTGAAAATCTTAAATTAGGATTATTAGACATTACTTTTTACCGTGATGATTTCAGAAGGAAGAATGAACCTTTAGAAGCTACTCCAACAAAAATTGATTTTTTGATTGAAAATAAGAAAGTCGTCATTATTGATGATGTATTATACTCAGGAAGAAGCGTAAGATCAGCATTAACGGCATTACAAGCTTTTGGAAGACCAATAAGTATTGAATTGTTAGTCTTAATAGATCGTAGATTTAGTAGGCATTTACCTATTCAACCAAATTATCGGGGAAGACAAGTAGATGCTATTAATGAAGAAAAAGTATTAGTAAACTGGAAAGACACACATTCAAAAGACGAAATATACTTAGTACCTAAAAACTCTAAGAAAGAATAA
- a CDS encoding class I SAM-dependent methyltransferase, whose amino-acid sequence MKKIVVKRFLAHFNLLPLVEQLNFYRQKFKNKESNKAFKKNNPDVKLPPDFYIYETFQLNYEKFYTNGIPTAEWLVDHVSEFKKLENSRILDWGCGTGRILRHLPIIAGNTNEYFGCDYNPKYVK is encoded by the coding sequence ATGAAAAAAATAGTAGTCAAACGTTTTTTAGCACATTTTAATTTACTTCCTTTAGTAGAGCAATTGAATTTTTATCGTCAAAAATTTAAAAACAAGGAAAGTAATAAAGCCTTCAAAAAAAATAATCCTGACGTAAAGTTACCTCCAGACTTTTATATCTATGAAACTTTTCAACTCAACTATGAAAAGTTCTATACAAATGGAATTCCAACGGCTGAATGGTTAGTAGATCATGTTTCTGAATTTAAAAAGTTAGAAAATTCTAGGATTCTTGACTGGGGTTGTGGTACGGGAAGAATATTACGCCATTTACCAATAATTGCAGGTAATACGAACGAATATTTTGGATGTGACTATAATCCTAAATATGTAAAATAG
- a CDS encoding toxin-antitoxin system YwqK family antitoxin, producing MRYATILLFFSLFSLLGCKQEQKAKEQKPAVEIIKEIKKDYWENGELATEGVYINGKANGQMKWFHDNGFLAGEGPMKNDKRNGLWKVYNRENGKLSAEGSFKDDLKHGKWKIFHENGTLWKEQFWDLNKIITEQEFSQTKTQNQ from the coding sequence ATGCGTTACGCAACTATTTTACTTTTCTTTTCACTATTCTCTTTACTTGGTTGTAAGCAAGAACAAAAAGCAAAAGAGCAAAAACCTGCTGTAGAAATAATTAAAGAAATTAAGAAAGATTATTGGGAAAATGGTGAATTAGCCACAGAAGGAGTTTATATAAACGGAAAAGCCAACGGCCAAATGAAATGGTTTCATGACAATGGTTTTCTTGCTGGAGAAGGTCCTATGAAAAATGACAAAAGAAATGGGCTATGGAAAGTATATAATCGTGAAAATGGTAAATTAAGCGCAGAAGGAAGTTTTAAAGATGACTTGAAGCATGGAAAGTGGAAAATATTTCATGAGAACGGAACTCTGTGGAAAGAACAATTTTGGGACTTAAATAAGATAATTACAGAACAGGAGTTCAGTCAAACTAAAACACAAAATCAATAG
- a CDS encoding ribonuclease Z — MSLKLTVLGCHSATPRVNAHPTSQYLDINNRHFLIDCGEGTQRQMRKYKVGFSKINQIFISHLHGDHFFGLIGLLSTFGILNREKDLHIYGPKGIKQITELQLKLSMSHVKYKIVFHELTSTTSELIFEDDKVSVHTIPLNHRVYTNGYLFREKPKSRNLHLDNIKQYDEIEICDYHNLKAGKDFMLRSGEIIANEELTIAPENPKSFAFCSDTMFKPDIIPIIKNVDILYHEATFLKELEHLCERTKHSTAEQAAIIAKEAAVGKLIIGHYSSRYSDIELFKKEAQTVFQSVELARVGGVFTCSSKVPAHV, encoded by the coding sequence ATGAGTTTAAAATTAACAGTATTAGGCTGCCATTCAGCCACACCACGAGTAAATGCACATCCCACCTCGCAGTATTTAGATATAAATAACAGACATTTTTTGATTGATTGCGGTGAAGGAACACAGCGTCAAATGCGAAAATATAAAGTAGGATTTTCAAAAATTAATCAGATTTTTATTTCTCATCTACACGGTGATCATTTCTTTGGTTTAATTGGTTTACTTTCAACTTTCGGAATATTAAATCGAGAAAAGGACTTGCATATATATGGCCCCAAGGGTATAAAACAAATTACCGAATTACAACTAAAACTATCAATGTCTCATGTGAAATATAAAATTGTATTTCACGAGTTAACTTCTACTACAAGTGAATTGATTTTTGAAGATGATAAAGTTTCTGTTCATACCATACCTTTGAATCATAGAGTGTATACTAACGGTTATTTATTTAGAGAAAAGCCCAAATCAAGAAATCTACATTTAGACAATATTAAACAATACGATGAAATCGAAATTTGTGATTATCACAATCTTAAAGCTGGTAAAGATTTCATGTTGCGTTCGGGAGAAATAATTGCTAACGAAGAATTAACAATTGCTCCTGAAAACCCTAAAAGTTTTGCATTTTGTAGTGATACAATGTTTAAACCAGATATTATACCTATCATAAAAAATGTTGATATTTTATATCATGAAGCAACTTTCTTAAAAGAATTAGAACATCTTTGTGAAAGGACAAAACATTCTACAGCTGAACAAGCGGCAATTATTGCCAAAGAAGCAGCCGTAGGTAAATTAATTATTGGACATTATTCAAGTAGATATTCCGACATTGAACTCTTCAAAAAAGAAGCTCAAACTGTTTTTCAAAGTGTTGAATTAGCAAGGGTTGGAGGAGTTTTTACTTGTTCTTCAAAAGTACCTGCACACGTTTAA
- a CDS encoding M14 family metallopeptidase, translating to MKKLTILALLIGFACQTKQEVNFTTVFEKSEGTETPVYNDVISYYKDLASSYSEISLFEFGETDSGNPLHLVVFNANGTITKNEIKNSKKNRILINNGIHPGESDGIDASMMMLRDIVQNNSLREAYKNSLICVIPIYNIGGALNRNSHTRANQNGPKEYGFRGNARNFDLNRDFVKQDTKNAKSFAGIFHTVNPDIFIDNHVSNGADYQYTITHLFTQHNKLGGELGQFLETKIRPYLETSLEQKNIPITPYVNVWGSTPDKGWSQFMDSPRYSTGYTTLFNTFGMMVETHMLKPYKIRVEQTYELMLSMLDFTEQNSKKVKDLRNNAVRNIIDNKIYPIRFSVDRENPSQFKFKGYEGSYIDSKVTTGKRLFYDKSKPFEKEINYYNNFKTTKEVVIPKAYIIPQGWGEVIDRLKDNQIEFTRFKQDTILSVEVNHIKNFKTLSSPYEGHYLHYNTEVKSSVQEIQFSKGDYLIATNQNGVRYLLETLEAEAVDSFFNWNFFDTILQRKEGFSPYVFEDKAEEFLNSNPLLKAEFDTKIKTDTTFAKNPRAQLNWVYMQTPHYEPAHMRLPIFKIQ from the coding sequence TTCAGAAATATCATTATTTGAATTTGGTGAAACCGATAGTGGAAATCCATTACATTTAGTCGTTTTTAACGCAAATGGAACAATCACTAAAAACGAAATTAAAAATTCTAAAAAGAATAGAATTTTAATCAATAATGGTATTCATCCAGGTGAATCAGATGGGATTGACGCTTCAATGATGATGCTTAGAGATATTGTTCAAAACAATTCTCTTCGAGAAGCTTATAAAAATTCATTAATATGTGTAATTCCTATTTATAATATTGGAGGAGCTTTGAACAGAAATTCCCACACCAGAGCAAATCAAAATGGTCCTAAAGAATATGGATTTAGAGGAAATGCACGAAATTTTGATTTAAATAGAGATTTTGTAAAACAGGACACAAAAAATGCAAAATCTTTTGCTGGAATATTCCATACTGTAAATCCAGATATATTTATTGATAATCACGTGAGTAATGGAGCAGACTACCAGTATACAATTACACATTTATTTACACAACACAATAAGTTAGGTGGTGAACTTGGACAGTTTCTTGAAACGAAAATTAGACCATATTTAGAGACTTCATTGGAACAAAAAAATATACCAATTACTCCTTATGTAAATGTTTGGGGAAGTACTCCAGATAAAGGTTGGTCTCAGTTTATGGATTCTCCTCGTTATTCAACAGGTTATACTACTCTTTTTAACACTTTTGGGATGATGGTTGAAACCCATATGTTGAAACCTTATAAAATTAGAGTAGAACAAACTTATGAGTTAATGCTATCTATGCTGGACTTTACAGAACAAAACTCTAAAAAAGTTAAAGACTTACGTAATAATGCGGTTCGTAATATAATTGATAATAAAATATATCCTATTAGGTTTTCTGTAGATAGAGAAAATCCTTCTCAATTTAAATTTAAAGGATATGAAGGTTCATATATTGATAGTAAAGTTACTACTGGAAAAAGATTGTTTTATGATAAGTCAAAGCCTTTCGAGAAGGAAATAAATTATTACAACAACTTCAAAACAACTAAAGAAGTTGTAATTCCTAAAGCATATATAATTCCGCAAGGTTGGGGTGAAGTAATTGATAGATTAAAAGATAACCAAATTGAATTCACTCGATTTAAACAAGATACAATCTTAAGTGTTGAAGTTAATCATATTAAAAACTTTAAAACGCTTAGTTCTCCTTATGAGGGGCATTATTTACATTACAATACTGAAGTAAAGTCGTCAGTTCAAGAAATTCAATTTTCCAAAGGAGATTATTTAATTGCAACAAACCAAAATGGAGTTCGATATTTATTAGAAACTTTAGAAGCAGAAGCTGTGGATAGTTTCTTTAATTGGAACTTTTTTGACACCATTTTACAGCGAAAAGAAGGATTCTCTCCTTATGTTTTTGAAGATAAAGCAGAAGAGTTTTTAAATTCAAATCCTTTATTAAAAGCGGAGTTCGATACTAAAATAAAAACGGATACCACATTTGCTAAAAACCCAAGAGCACAATTAAACTGGGTGTATATGCAAACACCACATTACGAACCGGCCCATATGAGATTACCTATTTTTAAAATTCAATAA
- a CDS encoding T9SS type A sorting domain-containing protein translates to MIKKLLFILTIMCASLLFSQEKSVNKLVASPNPFYNSTTITFNSTTQQEVLISVRNILGKTVFTKKVSAHRGKNELPFKRNDLSSGMYIYAIQTGKEVISKRFVIR, encoded by the coding sequence ATGATAAAAAAACTACTTTTTATCCTTACTATTATGTGTGCTTCATTGCTTTTTTCACAGGAAAAATCAGTGAATAAATTGGTGGCATCACCAAATCCTTTTTACAATTCAACCACTATAACTTTTAACTCAACTACCCAACAAGAAGTTTTGATTAGTGTTAGAAATATACTTGGAAAGACAGTTTTTACGAAGAAAGTTTCAGCTCATCGTGGAAAAAATGAGCTTCCTTTTAAAAGAAATGATTTAAGTTCAGGCATGTACATCTACGCAATTCAAACCGGAAAAGAAGTAATTTCTAAACGTTTTGTAATTAGATGA
- a CDS encoding aspartate carbamoyltransferase catalytic subunit: MKQLSVEHLLGIKYLNKNDLELIFETAAHFKEVINRPIKKVPSLRDITIANLFFENSTRTKLSFELAEKRLSADVINFSAGQSSVKKGETLIDTVNNILSMKVDIVVMRHGNVGAGVFLSKHVDAKIVNAGDGTHEHPTQALLDSFSMRNALNSNLKGKKIVIVGDILHSRVALSNIFALQLQGAQVKVCGPTTLIPRFLSSLGVEIETNLKKALEWCDVANVLRVQHERMDIKYFPSTREYTQLFGINKEILDNLGKDIVIMHPGPINRGVELTSDVADSKQSIILNQVENGVAVRMAVIYLLAQQIKR; this comes from the coding sequence ATGAAGCAGTTAAGTGTAGAACATTTATTAGGAATTAAATATCTAAACAAAAATGATTTAGAGCTAATATTTGAAACCGCAGCTCATTTTAAAGAAGTAATTAATCGACCGATTAAAAAAGTTCCTTCTCTTAGAGATATTACGATAGCTAACTTATTTTTTGAAAACAGTACGCGTACCAAATTATCCTTTGAATTAGCGGAAAAACGTTTATCTGCTGATGTAATCAACTTTTCTGCTGGACAATCTTCTGTCAAAAAAGGAGAAACTCTTATTGACACAGTAAACAATATTTTATCTATGAAAGTTGATATTGTGGTTATGCGTCATGGAAATGTTGGTGCTGGAGTTTTCCTCTCAAAACATGTTGACGCGAAAATTGTAAATGCTGGTGACGGAACGCATGAGCATCCTACTCAAGCCCTTTTAGATAGTTTTTCTATGAGAAATGCTTTAAACTCTAATTTAAAAGGAAAAAAGATTGTTATTGTAGGAGATATTTTACATTCAAGAGTAGCGTTATCAAATATATTTGCCCTTCAATTACAAGGAGCACAAGTAAAAGTTTGCGGACCAACTACTTTGATTCCAAGATTTTTATCGAGTTTAGGTGTTGAGATAGAAACAAACTTAAAAAAAGCTCTTGAATGGTGTGATGTTGCAAATGTATTACGTGTACAGCATGAAAGAATGGATATTAAATACTTCCCTTCCACACGAGAATACACACAACTTTTCGGTATTAATAAAGAAATATTAGATAATCTTGGCAAAGATATTGTTATAATGCATCCAGGACCTATTAACAGAGGTGTTGAATTAACAAGTGATGTAGCAGATAGTAAACAGTCTATCATACTTAATCAAGTAGAAAACGGAGTTGCCGTAAGAATGGCTGTTATTTATTTGTTAGCGCAACAAATAAAAAGATAG
- a CDS encoding TonB-dependent receptor domain-containing protein, with translation MRKILLLLVLALSTSTIAQMKKENLPKPGKISGKIIDKLSKEPLPYVNIIIRDTAKKVLTGGITDEKGIFNVRKIPEGKSIVEIQFIGYKTVSRDIIIESKNRNIKLGTITLEEDSTTLEEVEVRAETSTVVQKVDRKVINVGKDLTSAGATASELLNNVQSVSVDSQTGNISLRGNENVRVLVDGRPTNIPAAQLLKQLPSSSIKSVELITNPSAKYNPEGMSGIINIILNKNANMGFNGSINTGIETGHYVRYNASTNMNYKTGKVNFFGNYGFNGGDRFNFGFINRDGVNFQDFLFKNENESHLFKIGADVYIDDRNTFSFYTTQNWSVNNTNGRVLVNDASNTLISNAPNRQDNNGHNQTYNVNFKHDFDKKGHNIEFESTYSVNDSPQLLVNNDLLNPTDNELNYFNDINNERDNILINLDYTNPISEKGKLELGLEYRADGTDNTNVTNQANFNNSSFSYDRKIFSGYVNYGHTFGKVTMQLGARLEQFNIDGIFNVETIETETVTDDIFTIYPSAFFTYNPSEKNQFQLSYSKRVDRPNIQQVNPIREWSTPLITSVGNENLLPQFTNSIEVNYTRKIKGGSITVGTFYRNINDVISRVTYKDPADPSNIRQILTFQNFDDTDAYGVELSSNYRIAKWWRANASMDFYSQKQFGIADLSNPSAPRLEVQNEVFNARISNSFTVSERLRLQLFAMYRGSVEDIQWKVDPMKMVNIGANYTVFGGKGNVTFRVNDIFNTMQFQFASDNPFTQNGKFKWESRTAYLGFNYRFGGGKNKAKSRRRRDNNEKEEGGGFF, from the coding sequence ATGAGGAAAATTTTATTATTACTTGTATTAGCCTTAAGTACAAGTACAATTGCGCAAATGAAAAAAGAAAATCTACCCAAACCAGGGAAAATTTCAGGAAAAATTATAGACAAATTATCGAAAGAACCATTACCATATGTGAATATTATCATTCGCGATACAGCAAAAAAAGTTTTAACAGGTGGTATCACTGATGAAAAAGGGATATTTAACGTTCGTAAAATCCCAGAAGGAAAAAGTATTGTTGAAATACAATTTATAGGATACAAAACTGTAAGCAGAGATATTATAATTGAATCTAAAAATAGAAATATTAAATTAGGCACCATCACACTAGAAGAAGATTCTACAACACTGGAAGAAGTTGAAGTTAGAGCTGAAACATCAACGGTTGTGCAGAAAGTAGATCGTAAAGTAATTAATGTTGGTAAAGATTTAACCTCTGCCGGAGCAACAGCCTCTGAATTATTAAATAATGTTCAATCGGTTAGTGTTGATAGCCAAACTGGAAATATTAGTTTGAGAGGAAACGAAAATGTTCGTGTATTAGTTGATGGAAGACCAACAAATATTCCTGCCGCTCAATTACTAAAACAATTGCCTTCATCTTCGATAAAAAGTGTTGAATTAATTACAAATCCATCTGCTAAATACAACCCAGAAGGAATGAGCGGAATTATTAACATCATTCTAAACAAAAATGCCAATATGGGATTCAATGGTTCAATAAATACTGGTATTGAAACTGGACATTATGTACGTTACAACGCTTCTACAAACATGAACTATAAGACGGGAAAAGTGAACTTCTTCGGTAATTATGGCTTTAATGGTGGTGATCGTTTTAATTTTGGATTTATCAACAGAGATGGAGTAAACTTTCAAGATTTTTTATTCAAGAATGAAAATGAATCTCATTTGTTTAAAATTGGAGCTGATGTATACATTGATGATAGAAATACTTTTTCATTCTATACAACTCAAAACTGGTCGGTTAATAATACAAATGGTAGGGTTTTAGTAAACGATGCTTCAAACACATTAATTAGCAACGCACCTAACAGACAAGATAATAATGGTCATAACCAAACTTACAATGTAAACTTTAAACACGATTTTGACAAGAAAGGTCACAACATTGAATTCGAATCAACTTACTCAGTAAATGATTCTCCACAATTATTAGTGAATAATGATTTATTGAATCCAACAGATAATGAATTAAATTATTTCAATGATATTAATAATGAAAGAGATAACATTTTAATCAATTTAGATTATACGAACCCAATTTCTGAAAAAGGAAAATTAGAATTAGGATTAGAATACCGTGCTGACGGAACTGATAACACAAATGTGACTAACCAAGCTAATTTTAATAATTCCTCGTTTAGCTATGACAGAAAAATCTTTTCTGGATATGTAAATTACGGTCATACATTCGGTAAAGTAACGATGCAATTAGGAGCAAGATTAGAACAATTTAATATTGATGGAATTTTCAACGTAGAAACAATTGAAACAGAAACAGTAACGGATGATATATTTACCATTTATCCATCAGCTTTTTTCACATATAATCCATCTGAAAAGAATCAATTTCAATTAAGTTATAGTAAACGTGTTGATAGACCAAACATTCAACAAGTTAATCCAATCAGAGAATGGAGTACGCCTTTAATTACTTCAGTTGGTAATGAGAACTTATTACCTCAATTTACAAATTCAATTGAAGTAAATTATACAAGAAAAATTAAAGGAGGTTCTATTACAGTAGGAACATTTTACAGAAATATTAATGATGTAATTTCTAGAGTAACTTATAAAGATCCAGCTGATCCATCAAATATTCGTCAGATTTTAACATTTCAAAACTTTGATGACACTGACGCTTATGGAGTTGAGTTATCTTCTAACTACAGAATCGCAAAATGGTGGAGAGCAAATGCAAGCATGGATTTCTATTCTCAGAAGCAATTTGGAATAGCTGACTTATCAAATCCATCGGCACCTAGATTAGAGGTGCAAAATGAAGTGTTTAACGCTAGAATCAGCAACAGTTTTACAGTTTCTGAAAGGTTGAGATTACAATTATTTGCGATGTATCGTGGTTCAGTTGAAGATATTCAATGGAAAGTTGACCCTATGAAAATGGTAAATATAGGAGCTAATTATACCGTATTCGGAGGTAAAGGAAACGTGACATTTAGAGTTAACGATATTTTTAACACTATGCAGTTTCAATTTGCATCAGATAATCCATTCACTCAAAACGGAAAATTTAAGTGGGAAAGTAGAACTGCTTACCTAGGATTTAACTACAGATTTGGTGGTGGTAAGAACAAAGCTAAATCAAGAAGAAGAAGAGACAATAATGAAAAAGAAGAAGGTGGTGGATTCTTTTAA
- a CDS encoding STAS-like domain-containing protein: MIQIELNKKYGPVISDEESKLIYDELINLIDNNKTVKLNFKDIITMSTKSAKRIFGEIYFKMKPEDFYNRIIIENASSILQEIIYDSIINYSEGENK, encoded by the coding sequence ATGATACAGATAGAATTAAATAAAAAATATGGTCCTGTAATTTCTGATGAAGAGAGCAAGCTTATTTATGATGAACTTATAAACCTTATAGATAATAACAAAACCGTTAAGTTAAATTTTAAGGATATAATCACAATGTCTACAAAAAGTGCTAAAAGAATTTTTGGAGAAATTTATTTTAAAATGAAGCCTGAAGATTTTTATAACCGTATAATAATTGAAAATGCTTCTAGTATCCTTCAAGAAATTATTTATGACTCAATAATTAACTACTCTGAAGGAGAAAATAAATAA
- a CDS encoding SulP family inorganic anion transporter, translating to MAEFITKRVGNIRNDVLSGITVALALVPEAVAFAFVAGVDPLVGLYAAFMIGLITSIFGGRPGMISGATGALAVVMVNLVAEGNAMVAAGENLGLYYLFLTVILMGVIQMLAGVFKLGKFVRLIPHPVMMGFVNGLAIVIFLSQLGMFTKKVSGEKIWLQGAELFLMIGFVGLTMLIMWGLPKIKATKKLPEALIAILVVSAIVIFGGLDMATVGSFIREGGGEGLKGSFPVPVLETFTKIPLNFETFTFIFPYALILAAIGLIESLMTLNLIDDITETRGNSNRECLAQGGANIITGLFGGMGGCAMIGQSIINIKGGGRGRLSGITAAVFLLMFILFASSLIEQVPIAALVGVMFMVVIGTFAWSSFRIANKIPLADLIVLILVSSLTVIFDLAIAVIAGVIVSALVFSWENAKMIRARKRMREDGTKVYEIWGPLFFGSISSFNEKFDVKNDPDNVLIDFVESRISDHSALEALFVLVEKYQSAGKTIKLKHLSEDCKVLMYKASDKFHNVIIEDVDDPRYHLAANPEAFPKPLNEYKF from the coding sequence ATGGCTGAGTTTATTACCAAACGAGTAGGGAATATTAGAAATGATGTTTTATCTGGAATTACAGTTGCACTTGCATTAGTTCCAGAAGCTGTAGCATTTGCATTTGTAGCAGGTGTTGATCCTTTAGTGGGATTATATGCAGCTTTTATGATTGGTTTAATTACTTCGATTTTTGGGGGAAGACCAGGAATGATTTCTGGAGCAACAGGTGCACTAGCAGTTGTAATGGTAAATTTAGTGGCAGAAGGAAATGCGATGGTAGCGGCAGGAGAGAATCTTGGTTTGTATTACTTGTTTTTAACGGTAATATTAATGGGAGTTATACAAATGTTAGCTGGAGTGTTTAAACTTGGTAAATTTGTTCGTTTAATTCCACATCCTGTAATGATGGGATTCGTAAATGGTTTGGCAATTGTTATCTTTTTGTCTCAATTGGGAATGTTTACCAAGAAAGTTTCTGGAGAAAAAATTTGGTTACAAGGAGCAGAATTGTTTTTAATGATTGGATTTGTTGGATTAACAATGCTAATTATGTGGGGATTACCAAAAATTAAAGCAACAAAAAAATTACCAGAAGCATTAATCGCAATATTAGTAGTTTCTGCTATTGTGATTTTTGGTGGATTAGATATGGCTACAGTTGGATCTTTTATTAGAGAAGGTGGAGGAGAAGGATTAAAAGGTAGTTTTCCTGTTCCAGTTTTAGAAACATTCACTAAAATTCCTTTAAACTTTGAAACTTTCACATTTATTTTTCCGTATGCCTTAATCTTAGCTGCTATTGGATTAATTGAAAGTTTAATGACATTAAATTTAATTGATGATATTACTGAAACTAGAGGAAACTCAAACCGTGAGTGTTTAGCTCAAGGAGGAGCTAATATTATTACTGGTTTATTTGGTGGAATGGGAGGTTGTGCTATGATTGGTCAATCTATTATTAATATAAAAGGCGGTGGACGTGGAAGACTTTCTGGAATAACAGCTGCAGTTTTCTTATTGATGTTTATTCTATTTGCTTCCTCTTTAATTGAACAAGTTCCAATAGCAGCTTTAGTAGGCGTTATGTTCATGGTGGTTATAGGAACATTTGCTTGGAGTAGTTTTAGAATAGCTAATAAAATTCCACTTGCAGATTTAATCGTATTAATTTTAGTTTCATCACTTACGGTTATTTTCGATTTAGCAATAGCCGTAATTGCCGGTGTTATTGTAAGTGCATTAGTTTTCTCTTGGGAGAATGCTAAAATGATTAGAGCTCGCAAAAGAATGAGAGAAGATGGTACCAAAGTTTATGAAATTTGGGGACCTCTTTTCTTTGGGAGTATTTCTTCCTTTAATGAAAAGTTTGATGTAAAAAATGATCCTGATAATGTACTTATCGATTTTGTGGAAAGTAGAATTTCAGATCATTCTGCATTAGAAGCATTATTTGTCTTAGTTGAGAAGTATCAATCTGCTGGAAAAACTATTAAATTAAAACACTTAAGTGAAGATTGTAAAGTGTTAATGTATAAGGCTAGTGATAAATTTCATAATGTAATAATTGAAGATGTTGACGATCCAAGATATCATTTAGCTGCAAATCCAGAAGCGTTTCCAAAACCTTTGAATGAATATAAATTTTAA